The Fusarium musae strain F31 chromosome 10, whole genome shotgun sequence DNA window AACGATACCCAAAGAATGCCAAGTCATTTAAAAATCATTGGATCATAAATTTTAAAACTCAATTTATTTATTCGCTCGCTCTCATAAACCACACGCTCAGTCCGTTGCGACCTTCACGGGTCGTCCTGTGGTGATGCTTCGCCCCGCCATTGCAGGAGCATCGTCATTTGCACTCAGTGTCTCCATTGCTCGACTATTCCGGATCAACATTAATATTTGTATCCAATTCAAAGCTTGGATTTGGGATTCTTACCCTTGATACCAAGTGCCTCGGCCTCTTGAATTACTGTGGTTGGGATATGCTCCCCCAAGCTTTCATGTTCTGGTTCCCATCCGAGGACCTTTCGAGCCCGATCAGCTCCAGCGCGCGCGTTTGTTCCCAACAGGACAGAGCCATGGGGAATGATGCGGTCTATTTCCTTTGCATCGAGATTGTCGACTTCTGTGGTCGGGATGAGATTAAAGTCATTCGCAGCGACAGCGATGCGACGTGAGATCTCGGCAAATGACTGTAGCCAATCTGTTAGCACCAAAATGTCGGACACTTGACGATGTTTGCAAAACCCACCAGTTCTCCAGCACCGGTGAAAAAGAGGCCCTTAGCCCCCCATATGTTCTCATCTTGATTGCCCTCAACCGCCTTCTCAACCAAACCGACAAAGATGCGGCTCAAATCGGCGATGTGAATGTTCCCCCAGCGACTTTCGCCAGAGCCAACTTGCAGGCCCTTCTTGCGCTCCAATGTCGCTTTGGCCAGCCCGGGAATTTGGATGCTGCGCCGATTGCCGGGACCACGACCTTGGCCGTAAATAATGGGAGGAACAACCAGCGCCGTCTTGACATTTGAGTTCTGCTCCGAAACAGAAAAGATGTAGTTGTCCACTGCGCGGCTTGGGTATTGCTTGATGAGCGACTTGATCGAGTCGATACCAGTCAGATCATCGTAGATGACATCACTGCCTGTACCAAAGACCCGCGACTTGTCGGCCAGCTCACCAGCCGCCAACGCGCTCGCGCCTGAGATTTGGATGTAATAGGGAGACTTCGCGCTATCAGGTCGTTCCGAGAGGGTCTCATAGATGGTCTGGACACTCTTCAAGTGGCCGGTCGCCGCGAGATCTGGAGAGTATCAGTACAATGCCTTCAGGTTAGGATTTGGGACAAGGATGTCAAACGTACGGAGCACGACGTCAGCATCCTGGGCTTCCTGTGCAATAACATCGGCGTCATCAAGTCCGCCAGTAACAAGCTGCACCTGACTATAATTCTTGGTTATGGCCGCTCCCTTCGAAGCATCACGAACTAAGGCTCGGACTTTGTATTCGGGGTGCGACTTCAACAGCGTGTGAAGGACATCACCGCCAATGTAGCCAGTAGCGCCGGTACTGTTTTGTTTCCAGCGGGTCAGTTAAAGTTACAGTGGGTGCGGGGTCAGACTAACAGGAAGATCTTGGTCATGGTTGGTGTTTGTCTGCGTAGAAAGCCTGTGAATGATGGTTGGTGTTTGTTAATTTCGAAGAGGGGAAGTTTTGCATATTTAACTGCTTGCGACAATGTTCAGCATGTGAAACCAGAAGTTTTATCGCAATTAGATTGCTTCATAAGCAGCTCTTGCAACAAACGGCTATTCTCGCGTCATGTTGAGAGTGCAGTTTAGCGGGGCACGCCCTGTATTCCAGGGTCGCCCATACTGGAAAGTGTCCCCGACGCCCTGAAAGAAATCGGATTACAAAGACACGCTGCGGCTATTATCGTACTTCGTATCCCCACGGCTATTGTCGCACACAAATGACGACATCGGCTTGCCTCAATCAG harbors:
- a CDS encoding hypothetical protein (EggNog:ENOG41) is translated as MTKIFLTGATGYIGGDVLHTLLKSHPEYKVRALVRDASKGAAITKNYSQVQLVTGGLDDADVIAQEAQDADVVLHLAATGHLKSVQTIYETLSERPDSAKSPYYIQISGASALAAGELADKSRVFGTGSDVIYDDLTGIDSIKSLIKQYPSRAVDNYIFSVSEQNSNVKTALVVPPIIYGQGRGPGNRRSIQIPGLAKATLERKKGLQVGSGESRWGNIHIADLSRIFVGLVEKAVEGNQDENIWGAKGLFFTGAGELSFAEISRRIAVAANDFNLIPTTEVDNLDAKEIDRIIPHGSVLLGTNARAGADRARKVLGWEPEHESLGEHIPTTVIQEAEALGIKGKNPKSKL